A part of Mesoplodon densirostris isolate mMesDen1 chromosome 10, mMesDen1 primary haplotype, whole genome shotgun sequence genomic DNA contains:
- the SSR1 gene encoding translocon-associated protein subunit alpha — protein MKPLPRLLLLLLLVLPATLLLRGRPGGSLAAAQDLTEDEETVEDSVIEDEDDEAEVEEDEPTDLAEDKEEEDVSGEPEASPSADTTILFVKGEDFPANNIVKFLVGFTNKGTEDFVVESLDASFRYPQDYQFYIQNFTALSLNTVVPPQRQATFEYSFIPAEPMGGRPFGLVINLNYKDLNGNVFQDAVFNQTVTVIEREDGLDGETIFMYMFLAGLGLLVVVGLHQLLESRKRKRPIQKVETGTSSQSDVDMSWIPQETLNQINKASPRRLPRKRAQKRSVGSDE, from the exons ATGAAGCCCCTCCCCCgcctgctgctgcttctcctgctggTGTTACCCGCCACTCTCTTGCTCCGAGGCCGCCCAGGAG gCTCATTGGCAGCGGCTCAAGATCTTACAGAAGATGAAGAAACGGTGGAAGATTCTGTAAttgaagatgaagatgatgaaGCAGAAGTGGAAGAAGATGAACCCACAGATTTG gCTGAAGATAAAGAGGAAGAAGATGTATCTGGTGAACCTGAAGCTTCACCAAGTGCAGATACAACCATCCTGTTTGTGAAAGGAGAAG attTTCCAGCAAATAACATTGTGAAGTTCCTGGTAGGCTTTACAAACAAGGGTACAGAAGATTTTGTCGTTGAATCTCTAGACGCCTCATTCCGTTATCCTCAGGACTACCAGTTTTACATCCAGAATTTCACGGCTCTTTCTCTCAACACTGTAGTGCCGCCCCAGAGGCAGGCAACTTTTGAGTACTCCTTCATTCCCGCAGAGCCCATGGGTGGCCGGCCCTTTGGTCTAGTCAtcaatctgaactacaaagattTGAAC ggcAATGTTTTCCAAGATGCTGTCTTCAATCAAACAGTTACAGTTATTGAGAGAGAAGATGGGCTCGATGGAGAAAC AATCTTTATGTATATGTTCCTtgctggtcttgggcttttggtGGTGGTTGGCCTTCATCAACTCCTAGAATCTAGAAAG CGCAAGAGACCCATACAGAAGGTAGAGACGGGTACCTCGAGTCAGAGTGATGTTGACATGAGCTGGATTCCTCAGGAAACTTTGAATCAGATCA atAAAGCTTCACCAAGAAGGTTGCCCAGGAAACGGGCACAGAAGAGATCGGTGGGATCTGATGAGTAA